A window of the Cololabis saira isolate AMF1-May2022 chromosome 19, fColSai1.1, whole genome shotgun sequence genome harbors these coding sequences:
- the tfam gene encoding transcription factor A, mitochondrial — MAPAALLARSLCALSCRSALTSCTGIFSRLTAGPVQFQFQFLTPQTSVQFLTPQTSVPVQFLTSQTAGPPKRPLNGYMRYVLQQKPSVMRENPDIKVVDIIRKIAHQWRLLSPEQKQPFQDASLRERERFKLDLQRYQAQLSPDQILQQNQERRRRLEKRRNIRKKRELSSLGKPKRPRSAFNIYMSEHFEEARGSSTQGKMKSLMEDWRNLFSHQKKVYTQLAEDDKIRYKNEMKSWEEHMLEIGREDLVREKSRVHKKPAAAATRAAKKKPKSAAATAVKKSAATAVKKSAAAARTTKATGKKSSSAKTSAAKGSTKKS, encoded by the exons ATGGCTCCGGCAGCGCTGCTGGCGAGGTCGTTGTGCGCGCTCTCGTGCAGAAGCGCGCTCACGAG CTGCACCGGCATCTTCTCCAGACTGACCGCCGGCCCGGTCCAGTTCCAGTTCCAGTTCCTGACCCCCCAGACCTCCGTCCAGTTCCTGACCCCCCAGACCTCCGTCCCGGTCCAGTTCTTGACCTCCCAGACCGCCGGGCCCCCCAAGAGACCCCTGAACGGCTACATGAGATACGTCCTGCAGCAGAAACCCTCGGTGATGAGAGAGAACCCAG ACATCAAGGTGGTGGACATCATCAGGAAGATCGCTCACCAGTGGAGGCTGCTGAGTCCTGAACAGAAACag CCCTTCCAGGACGCCTCCCTCCGGGAACGGGAGCGGTTCAAGCTGGACCTGCAGCGGTACCAGGCCCAGCTGAGTCCAGACCAGATCCTGCAGCAGAACCAGGAGAGGAGACGGAGGctggagaagaggaggaacaTCCGGAAGAAGAGG gAACTGAGCAGCTTAGGGAAACCCAAACGACCCCGATCAGCGTTCAACATCTACATGTCGGAGCATTTTGAGGAGGCTCGAGGATCCAGTACCCAG GGGAAGATGAAGTCGCTGATGGAGGACTGGAGGAACCTGTTCAGCCACCAGAAGAAG GTTTACACACAACTGGCCGAGGACGACAAGATCCGCTACAAGAACGAGATGAAGTCGTGGGAGGAGCACATGCTGGAGATCGGGCGGGAGGACCTGGTCCGGGAAAAGAGCCGAGTTCACAAGAAACCCGCCGCCGCCGCGACGCGGGCGGCCAAGAAGAAGCCAAAGAGCGCCGCGGCTACAGCCGTGAAAAAGAGCGCGGCTACAGCCGTGAAAAAGAGCGCCGCCGCCGCGCGGACGACGAAAGCTACCGGCAAGAAAAGTAGCTCCGCAAAGACTAGCGCCGCTAAAGGCTCCACGAAGAAGTCATAA